The DNA region CGGTGGCTTCCTCACCCCGCAGGGGGCGGCCGACTTCGGCTGGACCGCGTACGTCCCGCTGTCGGGCGTCGTGCACTCCCCCGGCATCGGCAGCGACATGTGGATCATGGGGCTGGCCTTCTCCGGCTTCGGCACGATCCTCGGCTCGGTCAACTTCATCACCACCATCATCTGCATGCGCGCCCCCGGCATGACGATGTTCCGCATGCCGATCTTCACCTGGAACGTGCTGCTCACGGCCGTGCTCGCGCTGCTCGCGTTCCCGGTGCTGGCCGCCGCGCTGTTCGCCCTGGAGCTCGACCGGAAGTTCGGGGCGCACATCTTCGACGCGGCGAACGGCGGGGCGCTGCTGTGGCAGCACCTGTTCTGGTTCTTCGGCCACCCCGAGGTCTACATCATCGCCCTGCCCTTCTTCGGCATCATCTCCGAGGTCGTCCCGGTCTTCTCGCGCAAGCCGATGTTCGGCTACATGGGCCTGGTCGGCGCGACGATCGCCATCGCGGGCCTCTCGGTGACGGTGTGGGCGCACCACATGTACGTCACGGGCGGCGTGCTGCTGCCCTTCTTCTCCTTCATGACGTTCCTGATCGCCGTGCCGACGGGCGTGAAGTTCTTCAACTGGCTCGGCACGATGTGGAAGGGGTCCCTGTCCTTCGAGACGCCGATGCTGTGGGCGGTCGGCTTCCTCATCACGTTCGTCTTCGGAGGTCTGACGGGCGTGATCCTGGCGTCACCGGTGATGGACTTCCACGTCTCGGACTCGTACTTCGTCGTCGCGCACTTCCACTACGTCATCTTCGGCACCGTGGTCTTCGCGATGTTCGCCGGATTCCACTTCTGGTGGCCCAAGTTCACCGGCAGGATGCTCGACGAACGCCTCGGCAAGATCACGTTCTGGACGCTCTTCGTCGGCTTCCACGGGACGTTCCTCGTCCAGCACTGGCTCGGCACGGCGGGCATGCAGCGCCGGATCCCCGACTATCTGGCGGTGGAGGGCTTCACCGGCCTGAACACGCTCTCCACGATCTTCTCGTTCCTGCTCGGCATGTCGCTCCTGCCGTTCTTCTACAACATCTGGAAGACCGCCAAGTACGGCGAGAAGATCGAGGCCGACGACCCCTGGGGCTACGGCCGCTCCCTGGAGTGGGCCACCTCCTGCCCGCCGCCCCGGCACAACTTCACGTCCCTGCCCCGCATCCGCAGCGAGTCGCCCGCCTTCGACCTGCACCACCCGGAGATCGCGGCGGCCGACGACGGGCTCGCCGAGGCGCCCGCACCGGCGGAGGTGGCCGCGCGATGACGGCGATGGACGAGCGCGGGGCCGACGCGCGGGCGCTGGTGCGGGACCTCGAGGGGCTGCTGCTCGTCGAGGCGGCACGGGCGGAGAGCCGGGCGGCGGCCGGCCGGTTCACCGGCCGGCTCCCCTGGCTCACGGACAGCCAGCGCGAAGAGGTGGAGCGGCAGTACACCGAGGAGCACATGGTCCTCACCCGGCGCGCCTGGGACCGCACCGCGGCCCGCTCGCGCGAGCTGCGCGCCGAGTACGAGGAGGCGTACCGGGTGCTCCAGCGGCGGGCGTTCGCGTGGTGCCTGGTGGGGGCGGCGCTGTTCATGGGGGCGACGCTCGAACTGAGCCGGGGGTGGGGCTAGGGCGCGTATCGAGTGGTGATCAATCTGTGGGATCCGCTCTCGCGGCGGGGTCTGGTCCGGTAGATCTTCTTGCGTGACGCGAGTGCAACTGACGGATGCAGAGTGGGAGTTCATCGGGCCGTACCTGCCGATCGGCGAGTACGGCCCGTACCCCGAGCGGCTCCGGCAGCAGTTCGAGGGTGTGATCTGGCGGTTCAAGACCGGCGGGCAGTGGCGGGAGATGCCGCAGGAGTTCGGCGCCTGGTCGACCGTGCACAACCGCTTCCGGCAGTGGCGGGACGCCGGCGTCTTCGAGGCGCTGCTGGAGGGCCTGATTGCGGAAGCGGCGAAGCGGGGTGAGGTGGACCTGTCCCTGGTCAGTATCGACTCCACCACCGCGCGGGCACACCACGATGCCGCCGGGATGCACCTGGGCAAGGACGTCATCACTGCGCTGGAGAAGGCTGCCGCCGAGGAGGAGAAGGCCAGGTCAAAGGGGGCAGCCTCGAAGAACAAAGCGGGCAGGACGTCAAAGCAGATCCCGAGCGGGAGGAGCGGCGACGCATCCGACGTCGGCGAAGAGTCCGCCTGAAGGCCGCTCTCCTCGGGCGCTCCAGGGGCGGGCAGACCAGCAAGGTCCATCTGGCCGCCGACCGCAAGTGCCGCCCGCTGGCGTTTGTGCTGACCGTGGGCCAGGCCGCGGACAGTCCGCAGTTCATCCCCGTGCTCAAGAAGTTACGGGTTCGCGGCCCCGTCGGCCGCCCCCGCACCCGGCCGGACGCGGTCACCGGAGACAAGGCCTACTCGTCTCGCGGCAACCGGGCCCACCTGCGCCGACGCGGCATCAAGGCAGTGATCCCGGTGAAGAAGGACCAGGCCTCCAACCGAAAGAAGAAAGGCTCCGGGGGCGGTCGACCCGTCAGCCACGACGCCGCCCTCTACAAGGAGAGGAACACCGTCGAGCGCCTGATCAACAAGCTCAAGGCCTGGCGAGGCATCGCCACCCGATACGACAAGACCCCGGACAGCTACCTCGCCGGCCTCCACCTACGAGCCTCCATGATCTGGATCAAAGACCTCACCCGGACCACTAATTGATCACAACTCGATACGCGCCCTAGCCCGCCCCCGGCCCGCCCGGGCGCCGGCGCCGTCAGAGCGGCAGCCCGTAGTCCGCGCACTTCGGCTTGAAGTCCGGCTTGTCCGCGCCGAGGGCGTTGACGACGTTCTGCGTCGTCGGGCCGTCCGTGAACAGGCCGACGTGACCGACGCGGTTCTTCGGGCACTGGTCCTGCACGAGGATGTTGCGGACGTTGTCGCCCTTCAGGAAGCCGTTGCCGTACGGGCTCGCGATCAGGTCGTACTTGGTGGCGATGACCGTGTAGCGCACACCGGGGACGGTGTCGCCGTCGGCCCACAGCGCCTTCTGGAAGTCGGAGCCCTCCTGCTGGTCCTTCAGGCCCTGGAGGTTCAGGTGGTCGAAGGCGCCGTTGACGATGCCGAGCACGCCGAGGGCCTTGCCGAGGTTCACCAGACCGCTGAGGGTGGTGCCGTGGTTGGTGGGGGCGAGCGCCACGAGCCGGTCGACCTTCTTGGCGCCGCCGAGCCGCTTGATGTAGTGGTTCGGCATCATGCCGCCCTGGGAGTGCCCGAGGACGTCGACCTTCTTGGCGCCGGTGGCAGCCAGCACCTTGTCCACGAACGCGCTCATGCCCTCGGCGGACTTGGCGATGCCGGTGAGGCCGCCGACGCGCCCGCCGAAGTTGAACGGGCTGCCCATGCCGTAGTTGAAGGCGTAGACGCAGTGGCCCTCGTTGGCGAGCGTCGGGCCCATCTTGACCCAGTTCGCGCCGAGGTTCACGCCGGTGCCGTGCACGAGGACGACCGGGTTGGGGTGCTCGGCGTCGGGCTTGCAGTTCCAGTCGTTCACGCCGGACACGGCGTTCGGGCTGAGTAAGAAGTTGCTCACGCCCTCGGCGACGCCGCCGACGGGGTACTGCTTGCGCGGCTGTTCCCCGGCCTGCGCCGGGACGGCCGCGGCGGTGAGCGCCGAGGCGGCCAGGGTGACGGCCGCGGCCAGGCGGGCCGGTGCGGAGGCTCTGTTCATGGTGCCGGTCCCTTCAGGTGCACGAGTGGGGTGTTCGGACGCAGGGGTCGTCGCCATTTGTCATAGGCATGACAGATCTGCGTCCAGGAATCTGAAACGGCAGCACTTCAGATTTGGTTACTTGAAAGTAGGGCCACGGAAACAGCCGCGCAAGACTCGTGCGTACGAGAATTTCCGGGCGGGCCAAGGGGGTTGGCGCCGACGGGGCTGACCTCGGGCGACGAGGCCCGGGCGGGGTGGGTGAGGTGTGCGGGGCGCGGGGGGTCGTGTGGGGCGCGTGGGTCGGAGGCGGCGCGCGAGGGCTCGTGGGTCGGAGGCGGCGCGCGAGGGCTCGTGGGTCGGAGGCGGCGGGCGAGGTCGCGTGGGGCGGAGGCGGCGGGCGAGGTCGCGTGGGGCGCGTGGGGCGGAGGCCGCGCGCGGTTACGCCGAGGGCCGGGCCCGCCGCGGCCACGAGCCCGGGTCCTGCTCCGGCGCGGACGACGCGAAGGCGTGGGTGGGCTGGGCGAGCACCACGGTGAGGTCGTCCACGAGCGGGGCGCCGCCGGTGTGCCTGCGGACCAGGCCCGTCAGGCACTCCAGCGCGTCGGGCAGGGCGGGTTGGGCGAGGGCGGCGTGCACCTGGGGCGCGTCGAGCCGGAAGGGGACGCGGTCGCCGTCGCGGGCGTCGGTGAGGCCGTCGGTGTACAGGAGCAGGCGCTGGCCCGCCGAGAGCCGGACGCGCTGCGCGGACGGGGTGGGGCCGAGGCCCAGCGGGGGCGAGGGCCGCGGCGGGGCGAGCAGGCACAGGCGGCGGCCGGTGCGCAGCGGGGCCGGATGACCGCAGTTGACGATGCGGGCCTCGCCGGGGCGGAAGTCGACGAGCAGCAGCGTGACGAAGTCCTCCGGGCCGAGGTCGGGGCGCAGCCGCTCGTCGAGGGCGTGCACGAGCCGGACCGGGTCGGGCTCGGTGGCCGCGGTGCCCCGGAAGGCGGCGAGGACGGCGGCGGCCACCCGCATCGCCTGCGCCCCGTGCCCCTTGACGTCGGCGAGCAGCAGGCGCGGCCCCGCGGCAGTGAGCACGACGTCGTGGACGTCACCGCCGAGCAGGCCGTGCGGGTCGAAGGAACGGGTGTGCGCGGCGAGGTCGACGTGGCCGACGCGGTCGGGCAGGGGGCGGGCCAGGGCCTCCTGGGCGGCGACGGCGAGTCGGGTCACGTCGTCGAGCGCGCACTCGGCGCGTGCGCGGGTGCGCGCCGTGAACACCGCCCACAGCGAGACCGCGGCGACGTTCAGGGCGGCGGCCACCGCGCCCGGCCCGGCGGACGGCGTGCCGAGGAGCGTCAGGGCGACGGCGACGACCCCCAGAACAGCGGTGACGCGCACCGACAGGCGGTGGGCGGCAAGGAGCGGCCCCAGCAGCGCGAGCCCGTACGAGGGAAGGTGCGCGGCGAGCGCGAGCGAGGCCTCGACGGCCTGCGCGCCCACCGCCGCGGCCAGCCATTTGCGCCGTGTCGCCACTGCGTCCCCTCGGTCGTCCGACGAAGTCCGTCTGCCCCGCGCACGGCCCCCGTGTGCGGGGTACTGTGCCAGCTTCGATGACGGTCCGTGGCCGATTCGCCACAGCTTGCGCGTCGCCCGCCCGGCGTCGGCAGCATGGGGGCGGGACCTCCCGGACAGGGCGGGGTACGTCGCAATCAGTACGACGCAGGGGGCGAAGGTGGCGCAGTCGCGGGAACCGAAGGTGGGCGGCCCGGCGTGCGGGAGCGGCCCGGGGCTCGTCGGCCGGGGGGACGAACTGGCGAAGCTGAACGGCCGGTTGGCCCGCAACCGCCTCGTCACGGTGAGCGGGGTCGGCGGGGTCGGCAAGACCCGCCTCGCCCGGCAGGCGGCCGCCGAGCTGCGCCCGCGCTTCCCCGACGGCGTCTGGTGGGTGGAGCTGTCCCCGCTGGAGGACGGCACGCTCCTGCCGTACGCGATCGCCGAGGCACTGCCCCTGGTCGACCAGAGCGGACGGCCGCTGCTCGAAGTCGTCGCCGAGTACCTGGCGGGGCGTGAGCTGCTGCTCGTCCTCGACACCTGCGAGCACGTGGTCCGGGAGTGCGGCGACGCGGTGGCGGCCCTCCTGATGGCGGCCCCGGGGCTGCGCGTGCTCGCCACCAGCCGCCGCCCGCTCGGCCTGTCCGTCGAGGACGTCGTACCGCTCGCCCCGCTGCCCGACGCGGACGCGAGGGCGCTCCTGGCACTGCGCGCGGGCGCGGCGGCCTCTGGAGGCAGCGGCGGCCCCGGCGGCTCCGGCGGACCTGACGGCCCCCACGACCCCGGCGGCCCCCGCGACCCTCACGGCTCCCGCGACGACGCCGAGATGGCGGCCCTGTGCCGGAGGCTCGACGGCCTTCCGCTCGCCATCGAGCTGGCCGCCGCCCGGCTCGGCGAGATGTCCCCGGCCGAGCTCAACCGGCGCCTCGACGACCGCTTCGAGGTCCTGGGCGAGACCCGGCAGCCCGTGTACGAGGCGGACCCGCCCTGGCACCAGGCGCTGCGCACCGCCATCGGCTGGAGCCACCAGCTGTGCACCCCGGCCCAGCGCCTCGCCTGGGCCCGGCTCTCCGTGTTCTCGGGGACGTTCGACGAGGAGGCGGCACGCCGGGTGTGCGCGGACGACCGCCTGCCCGCCCGCGGCATGTCGAACCTGCTCGCGTCGCTCGTGCAGAGCTCGATCGTGGAGTGGGTGCCCGCCGGCCCCGTGTCGCGCTACCGCATGCTGGACACCATCCGCGAGTTCGGCCTGGCCTGGCTGCGCGGACTCGGCGAGGAGGAGGAGCTGCGCCGCCGCCACGTCGACCACTACCTGGCGCTCGCGCACACCGCCGAAGCCGCCTGGTCGGGCCCCGATCAGGTGGCCTGGTACCGCCGCGCGAACGCCGAGCACGCCAACTTCCGCGCGGCGCTCGACTCCTGTCTCGCCGACGGCGACGGGCACCGCGCCCAGGAGCTGTGCGGCGCCCTGTGGTTCGTCTGGTTCGCCTGCGGCTTCTCGACGGAGGGCCGCCACTACGCGGACCGGGCCCTGGCCCTGCGCCACACCCCCGGCCACATCCGGGGCAAGGCGCTGTGGGCCCGCGGCCTGGTCGCCCTGATCCAGGGCGACCCGGACACGGTCCACCGGTCGGCCGTCGCTCTGCGGGAGGCCACCGCCGACGGGGACGACGCGACCGCGCAGTACGCGGCCGCCTATCTGGCCGGAGCCGCCCTCGTCGCGACGGGCCGGCACGCGGCGGCCATCGAGACGCTGCAAGCGCCCCCGCCCGGCAGGCCCGCGCCCGGCCGCTACGACGTGGCCTGGGGCCTGGTCCGCACCGCCCGCGCCTTCTCCCACGTCTTCCTCGGCCAGTACGAGGAGGCCGCGGCCGTCTCCGCGGAGCTGTGCGCCGACTGTGCCCGCGGCGGCGAACTCTGGCTGCACTCCTACGGCGACTACACCCGCGCCCTCGCCGAGCTCTCCCGGGGCCGCGCCGCCGAGGCCGTCACCCACGCCCGCGCCGCGGTGCGGGGCAAACACCGCTTCCACGACGCCCTCGGCATGGCGCTCGCCCTCGACCTGCTCGCCTCCGCGTCCGTCGCCACCCGGGACGCCGTGCGGGCCGCCCGGTTCCTCGGCAGCGCCGACCGGGTCTGGCAGACGATGGGCAGCGCGCGCGCCGGTTCCGAGGACGTGGCGGCCGCGCGCCGGGCCTGCGAGGCGGCGGCCCGCGGCCTCATCGGCGACGAGGCGTACGGGGCCGCGTTCCGCGCGGGGTACGAGGACGACCTGGACGCGGTCGTCTCGGAGGCCCTCACGGTGTGAGCGCGGAGCCCGCGGGAACCCGGCGCGGGGGATCGGTGTGAGCGACAATTCACGGGCAGGGGCGGGCAGTTGCCGCCGGGCCGAGGGGAGCGGAATCGGTGTTGTCGGACGAGGCGCGGGACGGACGACGGGCTTCGCGGGCGTACGGGGGCAAGTCCGCCGAGCAGCGCCGGGCCGAACGCCGACGGCGCTTCCTGGAGGCGGCCGTCGAGCTCTTCGGCGCGGGCCCGGGCGCGTACCGCGCCGCGTCGGTGGCGACGCTGTGCGCGCGGGCCGACCTGTCGACGCGCCAGTTCTACGAGGAGTTCCGCAACCTCGAAGAGGTGCTCGCCGTGCTCCACGGCCACGTGCAGAAAGCCGCGCAGGCCGCCATCGTGGAGGCCCTCGCCACGGCCACGGAGGGCAGCGTCCGCGAGCGCGCCGACACCGCGTTCCGCGCGTACGCCCGGGTGCTCACGGCCAATCCGCATCTCGTGCGGATCGCCTTCGTCGAGGTCACGGGCGTCAGCCCCGAGCTGGAGAAACAGCGCCTGGAGGCCCGCAAGGGCTGGGTGGACCTCCTGGTCGCCGCCCTCGACCAGGCCGCGGCGCACGGCGAGATCGGCGCGCGGGACTACCGGATCGCGGCACAGGGGTTCGTCGCCGCGGTCAACGGCCTGCTGTACGACTGGACGGCGGGGTACGTCGACGCGAGCCTCGACACGATCGTGGACGAGCTGCTGCTGATGTTCATGGGGCTGCTGCAGCCGCCGGAGGGCAAGGACCGGGTGGCGTAGGAACGCCGCGGCTTCCCCCGCTGCACCTCCTTGTCGTGCACGACGTGATCCCACACGAACAGCCCGTCCCAGCCCGTCTGTTCGGCGGCCACCGCCACCCGGGCGACGGTCCTGGCGTCCGCGAAGTCCCCTCTACGTGTCCGGGGACCGGATCTTCCTCGTGGGGCGGGACTGGAGCCCGGCGCGGGGCACGCTCTGGACCGTGCGGGAGAGCGAGGACGTGCGGGTGGAGTACGTGAGCGGGACGCGGGGGCGGCAGGAGGGGTGCGGTGGCCCCTGAGGTGAAGTGGCTGAAGACGGACGGGGGCTGCTGCTTGTCGGGGCCGGGACGGGCCGGTGGGGGGTTACCGTGCTGCCGGAGCGCACGGGCAGGACCACCTGGTCCGGGTGCGGCGACGGAGAGGCAGGCGAGGGAGCGGCATGGCGAGGTCCCCTGTGAGGCCCGAGGAGTTGATCGCCCGGTACGGGCTCGAACCACTGCCCTTCGAAGGGGGGCGTTTCCGCCAGACGTGGGCGGGACCGCCGGACACCGCGTCCGGCCATCCCGTCGGCACGGCGATCATCATGCTCCTGACGTCCGCCACGGGCGACTTCTCGGCGCTGCACCGCCTCCCCACCGACGAGGTCTGGCACTTCTACCAGGGCGACCCCCTCGACCTGCTGCTGCTCCACCCCGACGGCACGGACGAGCTGCGGATACTGGGCGACGGTGACGGCGAGGAGTTCCAGCTCGTCGTGCGCGCGGGGACGTGGATGGGGGCGCGGGTGCGGGACGGGGGCGAGTGGTCGCTGTTCGGGACGACCATGGCTCCCGGGTTCCTGGAGTCGGACTACGAGGGTGGGGATCCGGACACGTTGGCCGCCCGCTATCCCCAACAGGCCGAACTGATCCGGAGGTTGTGCCGTGTCTGATCCCGGACTCCCCTCACTGGCGGGGCGGGTGGCGCTGGTGACCGGCGCCAGCGGGCTGATCGGCGGCGGCATCGCGCGCAGCTTCGCGCGGGCGGGGGCCGCTGTCGTCGTGCACTGCAACAAGGGGCGCGAGCGGGCGCGGCACGTCGCCGAGGACATCGGGGAGGCGGGCGGGGACGCCCTCGTCGTCGCCGCCGACCTCGGCGAGGAGCGGGAGTGCCGCCGACTCGTCGAGGAGGCGTACGACTGGCGGGGGCGCCTCGACTCGCTCGTCAACAACGCCGGGGTGCAGCCCGTGCAGGGGCTCGCGGGGATGTCCGTCGGGGACTGGCGCGGGATGTACGACGCCGACGTCACCAGCGCGTTCTGCTGCACGCAGGCCGCTGTCGGGGTCATGGCCGGGCAGGACGGGGGTGGCAGTGTCACCCACATCGCGTCCATCGAGGGGCATCAGCCCGCCGTCGGGCACGCGCACTACAGCGCCGCGAAGGCCGCGCTGATCATGTTCGCGCGGGCGGCCGCCGTGGAGTACGGGGCGCGCGGGGTGCGGGTCAACTCGGTGTCGCCCGGGCTCATCGGGCACCCCTCCCTGGCCTCCGAGTGGCCCGACGGCGTCGAGCGGTGGGGACGGGCGGCACCCCTCGGCCGCCTCGGGCGGCCCGAGGACGTGGGGGCCGCGTGCGTGTTCCTCGCCTCGGACGCGGCGTCGTGGATCACGGGCACCGACCTGGTGGTCGACGGTGGAGTCAGCGCACGCTCGACGTGGTGACCCGCGCGTGCCGCGCCACCTGGCACCCCGGTACCGGGCCACTCCTGCCGGCCGTCGCCCTTGCGGGGTGGCACCTCCCAGAGCGGCCACGTCCTCCCTGTCGCCCCCGCTACCCTGCCGCCCGCCCCGTACAAGACGGACGGCGTGGCCCTGGTGGCAGAGGTCGTGCTGCCCGACGACATCGCCGGACTCGATGGATACCTCCGTGAGCTGGTGCACGGCGCAGCCCCCGGCGCCCTTGAGGCACTGATCGACCTGGCGGACCGTGAGATCCGCCGCGCCTTCCCCGAGGTCGACGCCACCTCGGCCCTGCGCCGTGCGCTCGACCAGCCCTCCAAGCCGGCCCGCGGCGGCGTCGGCGTCCTGTGGTCGAAGACAGAAGCCCGTCCGGCGATGGAGAACGAGGCGCGGAGCACCGGTCGGCGGGGCCCCGGCCCACGCGGGCGGGGCGCCCCTCCCTGGGGTGCGGGGGCGGAGCCCCGGTTCCGGTGAAGGGGTGGGGCTGGGGCGCGCCGTGAGGACGGCGACGGCCGCCCTGCGCGCTGGGGAGAGCGCGGGGGCGGCCGTCGTCGCGGCGGGCTCGGGCCGGGGCCCGGGGCCGTGGGTCTCAGAGGCCGGGCTTCGGGGCCGTGGCAGCGGCCTCGTCGGAGGCGGGCGCGGCAGCACCCGCCGACTCCGTACCGGCCTCCGGGACCACCACCGCGTCCGTGGGGGTGCGGTCCTTCATCAGGAGGAGGGAGAGGGCCGCGGCGACGAGGACACCGACGGCCCCGACCACGAAGCTCGCGGACATCGCCTCGGTGAAGGCGTCCCGGGCGGTGTGGATGAGCGCGGTGTTGCCGGTGCG from Streptomyces flavofungini includes:
- the ctaD gene encoding aa3-type cytochrome oxidase subunit I → MRSTVKWLTTTDHKTIGTLYLVTSFAFFCIGGVLALFMRAELARPGTQIMSNEQFNQAFTMHGTIMLLMFATPLFAGFANWIMPLQIGAPDVAFPRLNMFAYWLYLFGSLIAVGGFLTPQGAADFGWTAYVPLSGVVHSPGIGSDMWIMGLAFSGFGTILGSVNFITTIICMRAPGMTMFRMPIFTWNVLLTAVLALLAFPVLAAALFALELDRKFGAHIFDAANGGALLWQHLFWFFGHPEVYIIALPFFGIISEVVPVFSRKPMFGYMGLVGATIAIAGLSVTVWAHHMYVTGGVLLPFFSFMTFLIAVPTGVKFFNWLGTMWKGSLSFETPMLWAVGFLITFVFGGLTGVILASPVMDFHVSDSYFVVAHFHYVIFGTVVFAMFAGFHFWWPKFTGRMLDERLGKITFWTLFVGFHGTFLVQHWLGTAGMQRRIPDYLAVEGFTGLNTLSTIFSFLLGMSLLPFFYNIWKTAKYGEKIEADDPWGYGRSLEWATSCPPPRHNFTSLPRIRSESPAFDLHHPEIAAADDGLAEAPAPAEVAAR
- a CDS encoding esterase/lipase family protein; protein product: MNRASAPARLAAAVTLAASALTAAAVPAQAGEQPRKQYPVGGVAEGVSNFLLSPNAVSGVNDWNCKPDAEHPNPVVLVHGTGVNLGANWVKMGPTLANEGHCVYAFNYGMGSPFNFGGRVGGLTGIAKSAEGMSAFVDKVLAATGAKKVDVLGHSQGGMMPNHYIKRLGGAKKVDRLVALAPTNHGTTLSGLVNLGKALGVLGIVNGAFDHLNLQGLKDQQEGSDFQKALWADGDTVPGVRYTVIATKYDLIASPYGNGFLKGDNVRNILVQDQCPKNRVGHVGLFTDGPTTQNVVNALGADKPDFKPKCADYGLPL
- a CDS encoding PP2C family protein-serine/threonine phosphatase; translated protein: MATRRKWLAAAVGAQAVEASLALAAHLPSYGLALLGPLLAAHRLSVRVTAVLGVVAVALTLLGTPSAGPGAVAAALNVAAVSLWAVFTARTRARAECALDDVTRLAVAAQEALARPLPDRVGHVDLAAHTRSFDPHGLLGGDVHDVVLTAAGPRLLLADVKGHGAQAMRVAAAVLAAFRGTAATEPDPVRLVHALDERLRPDLGPEDFVTLLLVDFRPGEARIVNCGHPAPLRTGRRLCLLAPPRPSPPLGLGPTPSAQRVRLSAGQRLLLYTDGLTDARDGDRVPFRLDAPQVHAALAQPALPDALECLTGLVRRHTGGAPLVDDLTVVLAQPTHAFASSAPEQDPGSWPRRARPSA
- a CDS encoding ATP-binding protein, translating into MAQSREPKVGGPACGSGPGLVGRGDELAKLNGRLARNRLVTVSGVGGVGKTRLARQAAAELRPRFPDGVWWVELSPLEDGTLLPYAIAEALPLVDQSGRPLLEVVAEYLAGRELLLVLDTCEHVVRECGDAVAALLMAAPGLRVLATSRRPLGLSVEDVVPLAPLPDADARALLALRAGAAASGGSGGPGGSGGPDGPHDPGGPRDPHGSRDDAEMAALCRRLDGLPLAIELAAARLGEMSPAELNRRLDDRFEVLGETRQPVYEADPPWHQALRTAIGWSHQLCTPAQRLAWARLSVFSGTFDEEAARRVCADDRLPARGMSNLLASLVQSSIVEWVPAGPVSRYRMLDTIREFGLAWLRGLGEEEELRRRHVDHYLALAHTAEAAWSGPDQVAWYRRANAEHANFRAALDSCLADGDGHRAQELCGALWFVWFACGFSTEGRHYADRALALRHTPGHIRGKALWARGLVALIQGDPDTVHRSAVALREATADGDDATAQYAAAYLAGAALVATGRHAAAIETLQAPPPGRPAPGRYDVAWGLVRTARAFSHVFLGQYEEAAAVSAELCADCARGGELWLHSYGDYTRALAELSRGRAAEAVTHARAAVRGKHRFHDALGMALALDLLASASVATRDAVRAARFLGSADRVWQTMGSARAGSEDVAAARRACEAAARGLIGDEAYGAAFRAGYEDDLDAVVSEALTV
- a CDS encoding TetR/AcrR family transcriptional regulator, with protein sequence MLSDEARDGRRASRAYGGKSAEQRRAERRRRFLEAAVELFGAGPGAYRAASVATLCARADLSTRQFYEEFRNLEEVLAVLHGHVQKAAQAAIVEALATATEGSVRERADTAFRAYARVLTANPHLVRIAFVEVTGVSPELEKQRLEARKGWVDLLVAALDQAAAHGEIGARDYRIAAQGFVAAVNGLLYDWTAGYVDASLDTIVDELLLMFMGLLQPPEGKDRVA
- a CDS encoding cupin domain-containing protein, giving the protein MARSPVRPEELIARYGLEPLPFEGGRFRQTWAGPPDTASGHPVGTAIIMLLTSATGDFSALHRLPTDEVWHFYQGDPLDLLLLHPDGTDELRILGDGDGEEFQLVVRAGTWMGARVRDGGEWSLFGTTMAPGFLESDYEGGDPDTLAARYPQQAELIRRLCRV
- a CDS encoding SDR family NAD(P)-dependent oxidoreductase, which codes for MSDPGLPSLAGRVALVTGASGLIGGGIARSFARAGAAVVVHCNKGRERARHVAEDIGEAGGDALVVAADLGEERECRRLVEEAYDWRGRLDSLVNNAGVQPVQGLAGMSVGDWRGMYDADVTSAFCCTQAAVGVMAGQDGGGSVTHIASIEGHQPAVGHAHYSAAKAALIMFARAAAVEYGARGVRVNSVSPGLIGHPSLASEWPDGVERWGRAAPLGRLGRPEDVGAACVFLASDAASWITGTDLVVDGGVSARSTW